One segment of Ficedula albicollis isolate OC2 chromosome 2, FicAlb1.5, whole genome shotgun sequence DNA contains the following:
- the LOC101819868 gene encoding uncharacterized protein LOC101819868, whose amino-acid sequence MATETDWNCPVCRDGAGEKASVSPCLHQFCLGCVVRWLKRKPSCPLCRQPIKSIIYSVRSEEDFLELVLPSSSDSSAAGQQDEQGAVQLMASTYVAGFPAELWAGMFQECPEILEPLLPWLNQELSELLRTRWWEVAVAQSVVVANLCYHGLSEEALVRELQPLLQEQTVPFVRRLMDTAADRCSAEILRLMNLLNSHAEEEQEEEQLEQEDEEEQDEEEEGSTAIPASRQGTPTPILPSSHSPVISNVEAVTGTLEATLPGGPGRSPSVPVPAEREHRSPCAPGRHTDCSPEEPRRPAKRKGSGPQDSPQPTKRPDRRQRHKPREKH is encoded by the exons ATGGCCACGGAGACAGATTGGAACTGCCCCGTCTGCCGTGACGGTGCCGGTGAAAAGGCTTCTGTTTCACCGTGCCTCCACCAGTTCTGCCTGGGCTGCGTTGTGCGCTGGCTCAAGAGGAAACCATCCTGCCCCCTGTGCAGGCAGCCCATCAAGAGCATCATTTACTCTGTTCGCTCAGAGGAAGACTTTCTGGAGCTCGTTCTTCCAAGCTCCTCAGACTCCTCGGCTGCTggccagcaggatgagcagggGGCTGTGCAGCTGATGGCCAGCACCTATGTAGCTGgcttcccagctgagctctgggcaggCATGTTCCAGGAGTGCCCCGAAATCCTggagcccctgctgccctggctgaaCCAGGAGCTATCGGAGCTGCTCAGGACCCGCTGGTGGGAGGTGGCTGTGGCCCAGAGTGTCGTCGTAGCCAATTTGTGCTACCATGGGCTGAGTGAGGAGGCCTTGGTGCGGGAGCTGCaacccctgctgcaggagcagacgGTGCCGTTTGTGCGGCGGCTCATGGACACTGCCGCTGACAGGTGCAGTGCTGAGATCCTGCGGCTGATGAACCTCCTGAACTCCcatgcagaggaggagcaggaggaggagcagttggagcaggaggatgaggaggagcaggatgaggaggaggagggttcCACAGCCATCCCTGCCTCTCGCCAGGGGACTCCGACCCCCATCCTGccctcctcccacagcccagtCATTTCCAATGTGGAAGCGGTCACTGGAACATTGGAAGCCACCCTTCCCGGGGGTCCCGGCCGCTCTCCATCCGTGCCCGTCCCCGCCGAgcgggagca ccgCAGCCCTTGCGCTCCTGGCCGGCACACGGACTGCTCGCCCGAGGAGCCCCGGCGCCCCGCAAAGAGGAAGGGCTCTGGCCCTCAGGACTCTCCCCAGCCCACAAAGAGGCCGGACCGACGGCAGCGGCACAAGCCAAGGGAGAAGCATTGA